The following are encoded together in the Humulus lupulus chromosome 5, drHumLupu1.1, whole genome shotgun sequence genome:
- the LOC133779401 gene encoding uncharacterized protein LOC133779401 — protein sequence MDPPIASYLEGIGFDKWSRPLFPGKRYNIMTGKYVESFNNKTKDARTFPVTIFLEFIWFTLQSWFSERRNVTEKTTTKLSTLLDADVSNNADKGRFMNVYALDRFEFRVTGVDDDVEVDLMTKSCSFGVFQLIGIPCPHAATATIERGVNLYSLCSPFYTIES from the coding sequence ATGGATCCTCCCATAGCTTCCTATCTTGAGGGAATTGGTTTCGATAAGTGGTCTCGTCCTTTATTTCCTGGGaaacgatacaatataatgacagGCAAATATGTTGAAAGCTTCAACAATaagaccaaggatgcaagaacctttccagttacaatttttttggAATTCATTTGGTTCACACTACAGTCTTGGTTTTCTGAACGACGTAATGTGACAGAGAAGACTACTACAAAATTATCCACCCTATTGGATGCAGATGTATCGAACAATGctgacaaaggaaggttcatgaatgtctatgcccttgACCGATTCGAGTTTCGTGTTACTGGTGTAGACGATGATGTTGAGGTGGATTTGATGACAAAATCATGCTCATTTGGGGTATTCCAGCTCATAGGAATACCTTGTCCCCATGCAGCTACAGCAACTATAGAGCGTGGGgtgaacctttactctttgtgttcaccattttacaccattgagtcatgA